One region of Armigeres subalbatus isolate Guangzhou_Male chromosome 3, GZ_Asu_2, whole genome shotgun sequence genomic DNA includes:
- the LOC134222966 gene encoding dual specificity mitogen-activated protein kinase kinase hemipterous-like isoform X4, protein MYEGKMSGQSSIGNRISMIEAQLQVQQPGSSSQGQSSRTPPTPPTLNFDRNRRVGSGGMGSRGRSGLGLDLPSRTQSNSRRNDAELVMIIDKSGMIKINDQVYKTTLTDMQDLGELGSGTSGHVVKMRHKPSGAIIAVKQMRRTGNDEENKRIIMDLDVVLKSEKCCYIVKCLGCFITDADVWICMELMTTCFDKLQKKSKKPVPERILGKVTVATVNALAYLKDNHNVIHRDVKPSNILIDDRGNIKLCDFGISGRLVDSNARTRSAGCAAYMAPERIDPANQSYDIRADVWSLGITLVELATAMFPYRNCKTDFEVLTKVLTSSPPSLPEDQDFSSHFRDFVKLCLQKNYEARPKYPDLLKHPFLQRAKQEDVDVAGWFREVASSSGIQLSTPQLVASASGVTSSSLVGSGSSPTSVGIQRPSSSASDQNRVPTPFESLTEAVQAQSNQQKQSVIASSIPIKSSNLQQPQNNTEAQQQTLQVKLSSISLAPSQATSSSTTSSFDIRSPSPAQLPQQQMQTPQANYLKLHQPNSMFSNSTNSSVNSSTGPDVSRKYKHSPFLPRRAAAAPDSNANAGENLLLAYGSPKKESTLSSLGQSIFKNLTTSPFSHRKSEQKSYKPPLPGEDGGGGVSILNGNRPGFSNPSSPLLLNRKMIDLNDEQQYKQLQGNTSPIVLQRFYHQQNQLRESKQQQLEQHLSTNPFYQPQQQQPSGIPIKYSPLPSHRTVHHPVNPAFVSGNYVGYSQIPQHEASSIPTYQYQQLNTGHSNSSPNKPKTSGFFNTFSRSKSQNNGNTSSSQRSNTGANVGGGPGTDGGFSEGAFYQNQQLYGRQTLPEYGSAGFQMPGGISNGDSNMIKDDTAGWFNSIADLAKRRFASFVKVNLSSSSGEKRPKEKHPHHQMLQPQQQYPFTGGNSSVVAPMSNFTASTNPFVGPSSGIPSAIPPSAAAHVLGNDRRHRSPDPPPSFTSASPSPPLPPRRGSESVPGSPQHIRTRMHYTPEPHRRPYRTIDQ, encoded by the exons GTTCGGGCCTCGGGTTGGATCTTCCTTCAAGAACACAATCAAACAGCCGGCGCAATGATGCTGAACTGGTGATGATCATCGACAAAAGTGGAATGATCAAAATCAACGATCAAGTATACAAGACAACCCTGACGGATATGCAGGATCTGGGCGAACTTGGCAGCGGAACTAGTGGCCACGTCGTCAAAATGCGTCACAAACCGAGTGGTGCAATTATTGCCGTGAag CAAATGCGTCGAACGGGAAACGATGAAGAAAACAAACGAATCATCATGGATCTGGATGTGGTGCTCAAGTCGGAGAAATGTTGCTACATCGTAAAGTGCTTGGGCTGCTTCATCACAGATGCAGACGTGTGGATCTGTATGGAGCTGATGACGACCTGTTTCGACAAACTgcagaaaaaatccaaaaagcCGGTGCCTGAGCGAATACTGGGCAAGGTTACGGTGGCCACAGTGAATGCGCTGGCCTATCTGAAGGACAACCACAATGTGATCCATCGGGACGTAAAACCCTCGAACATACTGATAGACGACCGTGGAAACATCAAACTCTGTGATTTTGGTATTAGCGGCCGGTTGGTGGACTCCAATGCTCGGACCAGATCGGCTGGGTGCGCTGCATACATGGCG CCTGAACGAATCGATCCGGCCAATCAGTCGTACGATATCCGGGCGGATGTCTGGTCTCTCGGAATAACACTGGTCGAGCTGGCAACTGCAATGTTTCCCTACCGTAATTGCAAGACCGACTTTGAAGTTCTCACCAAAGTGCTCACGTCCAGCCCACCCAGTTTACCCGAAGATCAGGACTTTAGTTCGCATTTTCGGGACTTTGTGAAACTGTGTCTGCAGAAGAATTATGAAGCCCGGCCCAAGTACCCGGATTTGCTCAAGCACCCATTCTTACAGCGAGCTAAGCAGGAAGATGTCGACGTTGCCGGTTGGTTTCGCGAGGTTGCCTCCAGTAGCGGCATCCAGCTGAGTACACCCCAGCTGGTTGCGTCCGCCAGTGGTGTTACTTCCTCAAGTTTGGTTGGTTCCGGTAGTTCTCCCACTTCCGTCGGTATCCAGAGGCCTTCTTCCTCGGCGTCCGATCAGAATAG AGTCCCGACTCCCTTCGAAAGCCTTACGGAAGCGGTACAGGCACAGTCCAACCAACAAAAGCAATCAGTAATCGCATCGTCAATACCAATCAAGTCCAGCAACCTACAGCAACCGCAAAACAATACCGAAGCTCAGCAGCAAACTTTACAAGTGAAACTTAGCAGCATCAGCTTAGCGCCGTCACAAGCTACCTCGTCTTCCACAACATCATCTTTCGATATACGATCTCCCTCGCCCGCACAACTACCGCAACAGCAAATGCAAACACCTCAGGCAAATTATCTTAAATTGCATCAACCCAATTCAATGTTTAGCAATAGTACCAATAGTAGCGTCAACAGCAGCACCGGTCCGGATGTAAGCCGAAAGTACAAACATTCACCATTTCTACCCCGAAGAGCAGCAGCAGCCCCGGATTCAAATGCCAATGCAGGGGAGAATCTGCTTCTCGCTTACGGCAGCCCTAAAAAAGAATCGACCCTTAGCAGTCTAGGTCAGAGCATATTCAAAAATCTCACCACGTCGCCGTTCTCGCACCGTAAATCCGAACAGAAATCATACAAGCCACCGCTTCCTGGTGAAGATGGCGGTGGTGGAGTGTCTATTCTAAATGGGAATAGACCTGGTTTCAGCAATCCATCGTCGCCGCTTCTTCTCAATCGAAAGATGATTGATCTGAACGATGAACAGCAGTACAAGCAGTTACAAGGGAACACTAGTCCCATAG ttCTTCAACGGTTCTACCATCAGCAGAACCAGCTGAGAGAAAGCAAACAGCAGCAATTGGAGCAACATCTGTCAACAAATCCATTCTATCAGCCACAGCAGCAACAGCCGAGCGGAATCCCCATCAAATACAGCCCGCTGCCATCGCATCGAACTGTTCACCATCCAGTCAATCCAGCATTCGTTAGTGGCAATTATGTGGGTTATTCGCAGATACCACAGCATGAAGCGAGCAGTATACCTACCTACCAATACCAACAGCTCAATACAGGCCACAGCAATAGTAGTCCTAATAAGCCGAAAACAAGTGGCTTTTTCAACACCTTTAGTCGATCTAAGAGTCAAAACAATGGCAACACCAGTTCTAGTCAGCGGAGTAACACGGGTGCTAACGTGGGTGGAGGTCCAGGAACCGACGGTGGCTTTTCGGAAGGGGCTTTCTACCAAAACCAACAACTGTATGGACGACAGACGCTGCCGGAGTACGGCAGCGCAGGTTTCCAGATGCCGGGCGGTATAAGCAACGGCGACAGCAACATGATAAAAGACGATACAG CAGGATGGTTCAATTCAATTGCAGATCTGGCCAAACGACGGTTCGCTTCATTTGTTAAAGTGAATCTGAGCTCCTCTTCTGGCGAGAAACGACCGAAGGAGAAGCATCCGCACCATCAAATGCTGCAACCGCAACAGCAGTACCCATTCACCGGTGGGAACAGTTCTGTGGTGGCCCCCATGAGTAATTTCACCGCCAGTACTAATCCTTTCGTGGGGCCATCGAGTGGTATTCCTTCGGCAATTCCGCCGTCGGCGGCAGCTCACGTGCTGGGCAACGATCGACGGCATCGAAGTCCCGATCCACCTCCAAG TTTCACCTCGGCATCGCCGTCGCCTCCGCTACCGCCCCGACGAGGCTCGGAAAGCGTTCCCGGTTCACCGCAGCACATACGCACTCGCATGCACTACACCCCGGAACCACATAGGCGGCCCTACCGAACAATAGACCAATGA
- the LOC134222966 gene encoding dual specificity mitogen-activated protein kinase kinase hemipterous-like isoform X2, with the protein MYEGKMSGQSSIGNRISMIEAQLQVQQPGSSSQGQSSRTPPTPPTLNFDRNRRVGSGGMGSRGRSGLGLDLPSRTQSNSRRNDAELVMIIDKSGMIKINDQVYKTTLTDMQDLGELGSGTSGHVVKMRHKPSGAIIAVKQMRRTGNDEENKRIIMDLDVVLKSEKCCYIVKCLGCFITDADVWICMELMTTCFDKLQKKSKKPVPERILGKVTVATVNALAYLKDNHNVIHRDVKPSNILIDDRGNIKLCDFGISGRLVDSNARTRSAGCAAYMAPERIDPANQSYDIRADVWSLGITLVELATAMFPYRNCKTDFEVLTKVLTSSPPSLPEDQDFSSHFRDFVKLCLQKNYEARPKYPDLLKHPFLQRAKQEDVDVAGWFREVASSSGIQLSTPQLVASASGVTSSSLVGSGSSPTSVGIQRPSSSASDQNRVPTPFESLTEAVQAQSNQQKQSVIASSIPIKSSNLQQPQNNTEAQQQTLQVKLSSISLAPSQATSSSTTSSFDIRSPSPAQLPQQQMQTPQANYLKLHQPNSMFSNSTNSSVNSSTGPDVSRKYKHSPFLPRRAAAAPDSNANAGENLLLAYGSPKKESTLSSLGQSIFKNLTTSPFSHRKSEQKSYKPPLPGEDGGGGVSILNGNRPGFSNPSSPLLLNRKMIDLNDEQQYKQLQGNTSPIVLQRFYHQQNQLRESKQQQLEQHLSTNPFYQPQQQQPSGIPIKYSPLPSHRTVHHPVNPAFVSGNYVGYSQIPQHEASSIPTYQYQQLNTGHSNSSPNKPKTSGFFNTFSRSKSQNNGNTSSSQRSNTGANVGGGPGTDGGFSEGAFYQNQQLYGRQTLPEYGSAGFQMPGGISNGDSNMIKDDTGWFNSIADLAKRRFASFVKVNLSSSSGEKRPKEKHPHHQMLQPQQQYPFTGGNSSVVAPMSNFTASTNPFVGPSSGIPSAIPPSAAAHVLGNDRRHRSPDPPPRFNRGQSPLLLHRKLEKLSQTGSPLLNQRFTSASPSPPLPPRRGSESVPGSPQHIRTRMHYTPEPHRRPYRTIDQ; encoded by the exons GTTCGGGCCTCGGGTTGGATCTTCCTTCAAGAACACAATCAAACAGCCGGCGCAATGATGCTGAACTGGTGATGATCATCGACAAAAGTGGAATGATCAAAATCAACGATCAAGTATACAAGACAACCCTGACGGATATGCAGGATCTGGGCGAACTTGGCAGCGGAACTAGTGGCCACGTCGTCAAAATGCGTCACAAACCGAGTGGTGCAATTATTGCCGTGAag CAAATGCGTCGAACGGGAAACGATGAAGAAAACAAACGAATCATCATGGATCTGGATGTGGTGCTCAAGTCGGAGAAATGTTGCTACATCGTAAAGTGCTTGGGCTGCTTCATCACAGATGCAGACGTGTGGATCTGTATGGAGCTGATGACGACCTGTTTCGACAAACTgcagaaaaaatccaaaaagcCGGTGCCTGAGCGAATACTGGGCAAGGTTACGGTGGCCACAGTGAATGCGCTGGCCTATCTGAAGGACAACCACAATGTGATCCATCGGGACGTAAAACCCTCGAACATACTGATAGACGACCGTGGAAACATCAAACTCTGTGATTTTGGTATTAGCGGCCGGTTGGTGGACTCCAATGCTCGGACCAGATCGGCTGGGTGCGCTGCATACATGGCG CCTGAACGAATCGATCCGGCCAATCAGTCGTACGATATCCGGGCGGATGTCTGGTCTCTCGGAATAACACTGGTCGAGCTGGCAACTGCAATGTTTCCCTACCGTAATTGCAAGACCGACTTTGAAGTTCTCACCAAAGTGCTCACGTCCAGCCCACCCAGTTTACCCGAAGATCAGGACTTTAGTTCGCATTTTCGGGACTTTGTGAAACTGTGTCTGCAGAAGAATTATGAAGCCCGGCCCAAGTACCCGGATTTGCTCAAGCACCCATTCTTACAGCGAGCTAAGCAGGAAGATGTCGACGTTGCCGGTTGGTTTCGCGAGGTTGCCTCCAGTAGCGGCATCCAGCTGAGTACACCCCAGCTGGTTGCGTCCGCCAGTGGTGTTACTTCCTCAAGTTTGGTTGGTTCCGGTAGTTCTCCCACTTCCGTCGGTATCCAGAGGCCTTCTTCCTCGGCGTCCGATCAGAATAG AGTCCCGACTCCCTTCGAAAGCCTTACGGAAGCGGTACAGGCACAGTCCAACCAACAAAAGCAATCAGTAATCGCATCGTCAATACCAATCAAGTCCAGCAACCTACAGCAACCGCAAAACAATACCGAAGCTCAGCAGCAAACTTTACAAGTGAAACTTAGCAGCATCAGCTTAGCGCCGTCACAAGCTACCTCGTCTTCCACAACATCATCTTTCGATATACGATCTCCCTCGCCCGCACAACTACCGCAACAGCAAATGCAAACACCTCAGGCAAATTATCTTAAATTGCATCAACCCAATTCAATGTTTAGCAATAGTACCAATAGTAGCGTCAACAGCAGCACCGGTCCGGATGTAAGCCGAAAGTACAAACATTCACCATTTCTACCCCGAAGAGCAGCAGCAGCCCCGGATTCAAATGCCAATGCAGGGGAGAATCTGCTTCTCGCTTACGGCAGCCCTAAAAAAGAATCGACCCTTAGCAGTCTAGGTCAGAGCATATTCAAAAATCTCACCACGTCGCCGTTCTCGCACCGTAAATCCGAACAGAAATCATACAAGCCACCGCTTCCTGGTGAAGATGGCGGTGGTGGAGTGTCTATTCTAAATGGGAATAGACCTGGTTTCAGCAATCCATCGTCGCCGCTTCTTCTCAATCGAAAGATGATTGATCTGAACGATGAACAGCAGTACAAGCAGTTACAAGGGAACACTAGTCCCATAG ttCTTCAACGGTTCTACCATCAGCAGAACCAGCTGAGAGAAAGCAAACAGCAGCAATTGGAGCAACATCTGTCAACAAATCCATTCTATCAGCCACAGCAGCAACAGCCGAGCGGAATCCCCATCAAATACAGCCCGCTGCCATCGCATCGAACTGTTCACCATCCAGTCAATCCAGCATTCGTTAGTGGCAATTATGTGGGTTATTCGCAGATACCACAGCATGAAGCGAGCAGTATACCTACCTACCAATACCAACAGCTCAATACAGGCCACAGCAATAGTAGTCCTAATAAGCCGAAAACAAGTGGCTTTTTCAACACCTTTAGTCGATCTAAGAGTCAAAACAATGGCAACACCAGTTCTAGTCAGCGGAGTAACACGGGTGCTAACGTGGGTGGAGGTCCAGGAACCGACGGTGGCTTTTCGGAAGGGGCTTTCTACCAAAACCAACAACTGTATGGACGACAGACGCTGCCGGAGTACGGCAGCGCAGGTTTCCAGATGCCGGGCGGTATAAGCAACGGCGACAGCAACATGATAAAAGACGATACAG GATGGTTCAATTCAATTGCAGATCTGGCCAAACGACGGTTCGCTTCATTTGTTAAAGTGAATCTGAGCTCCTCTTCTGGCGAGAAACGACCGAAGGAGAAGCATCCGCACCATCAAATGCTGCAACCGCAACAGCAGTACCCATTCACCGGTGGGAACAGTTCTGTGGTGGCCCCCATGAGTAATTTCACCGCCAGTACTAATCCTTTCGTGGGGCCATCGAGTGGTATTCCTTCGGCAATTCCGCCGTCGGCGGCAGCTCACGTGCTGGGCAACGATCGACGGCATCGAAGTCCCGATCCACCTCCAAG GTTCAACAGGGGACAGTCGCCATTGTTGCTACATCGTAAATTAGAGAAATTAAGCCAAACTGGATCACCGCTGCTCAATCAACG TTTCACCTCGGCATCGCCGTCGCCTCCGCTACCGCCCCGACGAGGCTCGGAAAGCGTTCCCGGTTCACCGCAGCACATACGCACTCGCATGCACTACACCCCGGAACCACATAGGCGGCCCTACCGAACAATAGACCAATGA
- the LOC134222966 gene encoding dual specificity mitogen-activated protein kinase kinase hemipterous-like isoform X3, which produces MYEGKMSGQSSIGNRISMIEAQLQVQQPGSSSQGQSSRTPPTPPTLNFDRNRRVGSGGMGSRGRSGLGLDLPSRTQSNSRRNDAELVMIIDKSGMIKINDQVYKTTLTDMQDLGELGSGTSGHVVKMRHKPSGAIIAVKQMRRTGNDEENKRIIMDLDVVLKSEKCCYIVKCLGCFITDADVWICMELMTTCFDKLQKKSKKPVPERILGKVTVATVNALAYLKDNHNVIHRDVKPSNILIDDRGNIKLCDFGISGRLVDSNARTRSAGCAAYMAPERIDPANQSYDIRADVWSLGITLVELATAMFPYRNCKTDFEVLTKVLTSSPPSLPEDQDFSSHFRDFVKLCLQKNYEARPKYPDLLKHPFLQRAKQEDVDVAGWFREVASSSGIQLSTPQLVASASGVTSSSLVGSGSSPTSVGIQRPSSSASDQNRVPTPFESLTEAVQAQSNQQKQSVIASSIPIKSSNLQQPQNNTEAQQQTLQVKLSSISLAPSQATSSSTTSSFDIRSPSPAQLPQQQMQTPQANYLKLHQPNSMFSNSTNSSVNSSTGPDVSRKYKHSPFLPRRAAAAPDSNANAGENLLLAYGSPKKESTLSSLGQSIFKNLTTSPFSHRKSEQKSYKPPLPGEDGGGGVSILNGNRPGFSNPSSPLLLNRKMIDLNDEQQYKQLQGNTSPIVLQRFYHQQNQLRESKQQQLEQHLSTNPFYQPQQQQPSGIPIKYSPLPSHRTVHHPVNPAFVSGNYVGYSQIPQHEASSIPTYQYQQLNTGHSNSSPNKPKTSGFFNTFSRSKSQNNGNTSSSQRSNTGANVGGGPGTDGGFSEGAFYQNQQLYGRQTLPEYGSAGFQMPGGISNGDSNMIKDDTDLAKRRFASFVKVNLSSSSGEKRPKEKHPHHQMLQPQQQYPFTGGNSSVVAPMSNFTASTNPFVGPSSGIPSAIPPSAAAHVLGNDRRHRSPDPPPRFNRGQSPLLLHRKLEKLSQTGSPLLNQRFTSASPSPPLPPRRGSESVPGSPQHIRTRMHYTPEPHRRPYRTIDQ; this is translated from the exons GTTCGGGCCTCGGGTTGGATCTTCCTTCAAGAACACAATCAAACAGCCGGCGCAATGATGCTGAACTGGTGATGATCATCGACAAAAGTGGAATGATCAAAATCAACGATCAAGTATACAAGACAACCCTGACGGATATGCAGGATCTGGGCGAACTTGGCAGCGGAACTAGTGGCCACGTCGTCAAAATGCGTCACAAACCGAGTGGTGCAATTATTGCCGTGAag CAAATGCGTCGAACGGGAAACGATGAAGAAAACAAACGAATCATCATGGATCTGGATGTGGTGCTCAAGTCGGAGAAATGTTGCTACATCGTAAAGTGCTTGGGCTGCTTCATCACAGATGCAGACGTGTGGATCTGTATGGAGCTGATGACGACCTGTTTCGACAAACTgcagaaaaaatccaaaaagcCGGTGCCTGAGCGAATACTGGGCAAGGTTACGGTGGCCACAGTGAATGCGCTGGCCTATCTGAAGGACAACCACAATGTGATCCATCGGGACGTAAAACCCTCGAACATACTGATAGACGACCGTGGAAACATCAAACTCTGTGATTTTGGTATTAGCGGCCGGTTGGTGGACTCCAATGCTCGGACCAGATCGGCTGGGTGCGCTGCATACATGGCG CCTGAACGAATCGATCCGGCCAATCAGTCGTACGATATCCGGGCGGATGTCTGGTCTCTCGGAATAACACTGGTCGAGCTGGCAACTGCAATGTTTCCCTACCGTAATTGCAAGACCGACTTTGAAGTTCTCACCAAAGTGCTCACGTCCAGCCCACCCAGTTTACCCGAAGATCAGGACTTTAGTTCGCATTTTCGGGACTTTGTGAAACTGTGTCTGCAGAAGAATTATGAAGCCCGGCCCAAGTACCCGGATTTGCTCAAGCACCCATTCTTACAGCGAGCTAAGCAGGAAGATGTCGACGTTGCCGGTTGGTTTCGCGAGGTTGCCTCCAGTAGCGGCATCCAGCTGAGTACACCCCAGCTGGTTGCGTCCGCCAGTGGTGTTACTTCCTCAAGTTTGGTTGGTTCCGGTAGTTCTCCCACTTCCGTCGGTATCCAGAGGCCTTCTTCCTCGGCGTCCGATCAGAATAG AGTCCCGACTCCCTTCGAAAGCCTTACGGAAGCGGTACAGGCACAGTCCAACCAACAAAAGCAATCAGTAATCGCATCGTCAATACCAATCAAGTCCAGCAACCTACAGCAACCGCAAAACAATACCGAAGCTCAGCAGCAAACTTTACAAGTGAAACTTAGCAGCATCAGCTTAGCGCCGTCACAAGCTACCTCGTCTTCCACAACATCATCTTTCGATATACGATCTCCCTCGCCCGCACAACTACCGCAACAGCAAATGCAAACACCTCAGGCAAATTATCTTAAATTGCATCAACCCAATTCAATGTTTAGCAATAGTACCAATAGTAGCGTCAACAGCAGCACCGGTCCGGATGTAAGCCGAAAGTACAAACATTCACCATTTCTACCCCGAAGAGCAGCAGCAGCCCCGGATTCAAATGCCAATGCAGGGGAGAATCTGCTTCTCGCTTACGGCAGCCCTAAAAAAGAATCGACCCTTAGCAGTCTAGGTCAGAGCATATTCAAAAATCTCACCACGTCGCCGTTCTCGCACCGTAAATCCGAACAGAAATCATACAAGCCACCGCTTCCTGGTGAAGATGGCGGTGGTGGAGTGTCTATTCTAAATGGGAATAGACCTGGTTTCAGCAATCCATCGTCGCCGCTTCTTCTCAATCGAAAGATGATTGATCTGAACGATGAACAGCAGTACAAGCAGTTACAAGGGAACACTAGTCCCATAG ttCTTCAACGGTTCTACCATCAGCAGAACCAGCTGAGAGAAAGCAAACAGCAGCAATTGGAGCAACATCTGTCAACAAATCCATTCTATCAGCCACAGCAGCAACAGCCGAGCGGAATCCCCATCAAATACAGCCCGCTGCCATCGCATCGAACTGTTCACCATCCAGTCAATCCAGCATTCGTTAGTGGCAATTATGTGGGTTATTCGCAGATACCACAGCATGAAGCGAGCAGTATACCTACCTACCAATACCAACAGCTCAATACAGGCCACAGCAATAGTAGTCCTAATAAGCCGAAAACAAGTGGCTTTTTCAACACCTTTAGTCGATCTAAGAGTCAAAACAATGGCAACACCAGTTCTAGTCAGCGGAGTAACACGGGTGCTAACGTGGGTGGAGGTCCAGGAACCGACGGTGGCTTTTCGGAAGGGGCTTTCTACCAAAACCAACAACTGTATGGACGACAGACGCTGCCGGAGTACGGCAGCGCAGGTTTCCAGATGCCGGGCGGTATAAGCAACGGCGACAGCAACATGATAAAAGACGATACAG ATCTGGCCAAACGACGGTTCGCTTCATTTGTTAAAGTGAATCTGAGCTCCTCTTCTGGCGAGAAACGACCGAAGGAGAAGCATCCGCACCATCAAATGCTGCAACCGCAACAGCAGTACCCATTCACCGGTGGGAACAGTTCTGTGGTGGCCCCCATGAGTAATTTCACCGCCAGTACTAATCCTTTCGTGGGGCCATCGAGTGGTATTCCTTCGGCAATTCCGCCGTCGGCGGCAGCTCACGTGCTGGGCAACGATCGACGGCATCGAAGTCCCGATCCACCTCCAAG GTTCAACAGGGGACAGTCGCCATTGTTGCTACATCGTAAATTAGAGAAATTAAGCCAAACTGGATCACCGCTGCTCAATCAACG TTTCACCTCGGCATCGCCGTCGCCTCCGCTACCGCCCCGACGAGGCTCGGAAAGCGTTCCCGGTTCACCGCAGCACATACGCACTCGCATGCACTACACCCCGGAACCACATAGGCGGCCCTACCGAACAATAGACCAATGA